Proteins encoded within one genomic window of Streptomyces rubradiris:
- a CDS encoding GNAT family N-acetyltransferase, whose amino-acid sequence MGMSVTISAATEQDAEQIFRLQYLCFQSEAALYGNYRIDPLVQTLDSVRQEVATDCVFVARLGEEVVGSVRGKVTEDGAAAIARLCVHPRLQGHGIGARLLHAAEAALAERHGATRFRLHTGHRSEGNLRLYRKVGYQAVGRAKGDDGVEMIILEKETGAFVATA is encoded by the coding sequence ATGGGCATGAGCGTGACCATCTCGGCGGCGACCGAGCAGGACGCGGAGCAGATCTTCAGGCTCCAGTACCTCTGCTTCCAGAGCGAGGCCGCGCTGTACGGCAACTACCGCATCGACCCGCTCGTGCAGACCCTGGACTCCGTCCGCCAGGAAGTCGCCACCGACTGCGTCTTCGTCGCCCGGCTCGGCGAGGAGGTCGTCGGCTCGGTGCGCGGCAAGGTGACCGAGGACGGCGCGGCGGCCATCGCCAGGCTCTGCGTGCACCCCCGCCTCCAGGGCCACGGCATCGGCGCCCGGCTGCTGCACGCGGCCGAGGCCGCACTGGCCGAGCGGCACGGCGCCACCCGCTTCCGCCTCCACACCGGCCACCGCAGCGAGGGCAACCTCCGCCTGTACCGCAAGGTGGGCTACCAGGCGGTGGGCCGGGCCAAGGGCGACGACGGCGTGGAAATGATCATCCTGGAAAAGGAGACGGGCGCCTTCGTCGCCACGGCGTGA
- a CDS encoding RNA polymerase sigma factor codes for MTHDLVAALRPLLAAEASAEAYASGSEPGDLEQAVWLRLLERLRSDGPPPDPPGWLREAVRAEARRSRHATWRERPYDGEPPDVLGPGPEQHALTAARHRALRQAVRRLPGRCPRLMEALLSPQDLTYREIAGELGISQGSLGPERSRCLGCLRRLLTPEVATRGARG; via the coding sequence ATGACCCACGACCTGGTAGCCGCCCTGCGCCCGCTGCTGGCCGCCGAGGCCTCCGCCGAGGCATATGCCTCCGGAAGCGAGCCGGGCGATCTGGAGCAGGCCGTCTGGCTCCGGCTGCTGGAGCGGCTGCGGAGCGACGGGCCGCCGCCGGACCCGCCCGGCTGGCTGCGCGAGGCCGTCCGCGCCGAGGCCCGCCGCTCCCGGCACGCCACCTGGCGGGAGCGGCCGTACGACGGCGAACCCCCCGACGTCCTCGGCCCCGGGCCCGAACAGCACGCCCTGACCGCCGCCCGCCACCGCGCCCTGCGCCAGGCGGTCCGCCGGCTGCCCGGACGCTGCCCGCGCCTGATGGAGGCGCTGCTCTCGCCGCAGGACCTCACCTACCGGGAAATCGCGGGCGAGTTGGGTATCTCACAGGGCAGTCTGGGACCGGAACGTTCCAGATGTCTCGGTTGTCTGCGGAGATTGCTCACACCGGAGGTTGCGACGCGCGGAGCGCGGGGATAG